The following proteins are co-located in the Mesotoga infera genome:
- a CDS encoding deacylase, translating into MRIKAVLIVALFLTSILFGSFFRPDVRPGYGVTDIGWLSDYFSPLRNTNMDTPVYFMDSGVDGPTFLLMGGTHAREISASTAAIVFIENVAVTRGRVIVVPFSNISAASIADETGKAPHFIPIEGRSGTRFLVYGDRRTDPLDQSIPDPEIFKHAQSDFTLDDGAESRNLNRQYPGVADGNPTQQLAYAIIQLAKTENVDFNLDMHESGTPDSYIDSKGNERSGSSLAYTLVCHPDALEIGAVAIMEIEAFHGVSMKLEESNKAFRGLSHLEIGDATGSLSFLSETPNPGQDSWRDRYDVINDPDYPLSHRAGLQLQIIRSLFGAYEMMIGETIEVENLPSYEEVMQNGIFSYLN; encoded by the coding sequence ATGAGAATAAAAGCAGTATTAATTGTGGCTCTGTTTTTAACTTCCATACTCTTCGGAAGTTTTTTCAGACCGGACGTACGCCCCGGATACGGTGTTACCGACATCGGCTGGTTGTCTGACTATTTCTCTCCCCTGCGAAACACGAATATGGATACTCCCGTGTATTTCATGGATAGTGGCGTCGATGGACCGACATTTCTTCTGATGGGGGGCACTCATGCTAGAGAGATCTCGGCCTCGACCGCAGCGATAGTCTTCATAGAAAATGTTGCAGTTACGAGAGGCAGGGTAATCGTAGTTCCCTTCTCAAATATCAGCGCGGCTTCAATAGCTGACGAAACGGGAAAGGCGCCTCATTTTATACCGATTGAAGGCAGATCCGGCACAAGGTTCCTAGTGTACGGCGACAGAAGAACCGATCCGCTTGATCAGAGCATTCCTGATCCTGAGATCTTCAAACATGCTCAGTCTGATTTCACTCTCGATGATGGGGCGGAATCCAGGAATTTGAACAGGCAGTATCCGGGAGTCGCAGATGGAAATCCTACTCAACAACTTGCTTACGCAATAATCCAGCTCGCAAAAACCGAGAACGTAGATTTCAATCTTGACATGCATGAGAGTGGAACACCGGACAGCTACATCGACAGCAAGGGAAATGAACGATCTGGTAGCAGCCTGGCTTACACTCTGGTCTGTCATCCCGATGCGCTGGAAATCGGGGCCGTGGCGATTATGGAAATAGAAGCCTTCCATGGTGTTTCAATGAAGCTTGAAGAATCAAACAAGGCATTCAGAGGTCTCAGCCATCTAGAGATAGGAGATGCCACAGGTTCGCTTTCGTTCCTTTCGGAGACACCAAATCCAGGACAGGATTCATGGAGAGATAGATACGACGTTATCAACGACCCCGATTATCCATTGAGCCACAGGGCAGGTTTACAGCTTCAGATAATAAGATCTCTTTTCGGCGCTTACGAAATGATGATAGGTGAAACGATTGAAGTCGAAAATCTACCGTCTTATGAGGAAGTCATGCAAAACGGGATATTCTCTTATTTGAACTGA
- a CDS encoding TRAP transporter large permease subunit yields the protein MNVIYTPEVWYFLVMLITFVGLAVVKIPISVSLMFSALAGSIAFGEFFPLRHLVEGGFGYIDTILVIGSAMIFMESIKVSGLLNTIAGNMTIALHKKPTFLLVLLTFFIMIAGMITGSSTATVLTTGAIAFPVLKSLGLSKRRAGSIIAMSGIYGMIAPPINLPAMIIGQGVDMPYIGFTTPLLLMTFPLAIVTSLIIGARRVKPVDLEEFRKTREREPIKGFAVYLPLILMVILMVLENVSWGFSLGLPLIFMLSAIVATITGAKGNLLKISISAIQNSLGILSILIGVGMFIQIMTLNGVRGLIVGFLNGLPQGALLAGIALGIPAFGAVSSYGSASVLGVPFLLAFLGNNDIVVCSALSLLAGLGDMVPPTALAGIFAAHVVGEKNYFKIWLSSMPAFFITMIFATITIIYSNAVGRFANSWYFYPLFIAGLVIVAIALLLVDKRKEMPVS from the coding sequence GTGAATGTCATCTATACGCCTGAAGTCTGGTATTTCTTAGTAATGCTGATTACGTTTGTGGGTCTGGCTGTTGTTAAGATCCCTATTTCCGTTTCGTTGATGTTCTCCGCGCTGGCGGGTTCGATCGCCTTCGGGGAGTTCTTCCCTCTCAGGCATCTCGTGGAAGGTGGTTTTGGTTACATAGACACCATACTTGTGATTGGCTCTGCTATGATTTTTATGGAGTCAATCAAAGTGTCGGGCCTTCTAAATACAATTGCAGGAAACATGACGATCGCCCTTCACAAGAAACCAACCTTTCTTCTCGTACTGCTCACTTTTTTTATAATGATTGCCGGCATGATAACCGGGTCGTCAACGGCTACAGTTCTTACAACCGGTGCGATTGCCTTCCCGGTGCTGAAGAGTCTCGGACTGAGCAAGCGAAGAGCAGGTTCAATAATCGCAATGAGCGGAATCTATGGCATGATTGCGCCTCCGATCAACTTGCCCGCAATGATCATCGGTCAGGGCGTCGACATGCCTTATATTGGATTCACCACCCCTCTTCTTCTGATGACCTTCCCACTGGCAATCGTCACCTCGCTCATAATCGGAGCTCGCCGGGTGAAGCCGGTCGATCTCGAGGAATTCAGAAAGACTAGAGAGAGGGAACCGATCAAAGGCTTTGCAGTGTACTTGCCTCTGATTCTGATGGTAATACTTATGGTTCTGGAAAACGTGAGCTGGGGCTTCTCTCTCGGTCTGCCCCTGATTTTCATGCTCTCCGCGATAGTAGCGACCATAACGGGAGCAAAGGGCAATCTCCTTAAGATTTCGATATCGGCCATACAGAACTCTCTCGGTATTCTTTCGATACTAATCGGTGTGGGAATGTTTATTCAGATCATGACTCTGAACGGCGTACGCGGTCTCATTGTGGGCTTCCTAAATGGCCTTCCGCAAGGAGCTCTGTTGGCAGGAATCGCTCTTGGCATTCCGGCATTTGGTGCTGTTTCTTCTTATGGCTCTGCCTCAGTGCTTGGAGTTCCCTTCTTGCTTGCCTTTCTCGGCAATAATGATATCGTCGTCTGTTCGGCTCTCTCTCTGCTCGCCGGTCTTGGAGATATGGTGCCGCCAACGGCCCTTGCCGGTATATTCGCCGCTCATGTGGTAGGAGAGAAGAACTATTTCAAGATCTGGCTTAGCTCGATGCCGGCCTTTTTCATTACGATGATATTCGCTACCATTACCATAATCTACTCGAACGCGGTGGGGAGATTCGCAAACAGCTGGTACTTCTATCCGCTTTTCATAGCTGGTCTTGTAATAGTTGCGATCGCGCTTCTTTTAGTAGATAAGAGAAAGGAGATGCCGGTCTCGTGA
- a CDS encoding MFS transporter — protein sequence MQIKRDSQFYRFAAYGFLKNLRFFDPFLILFFREMGLSFLQIGTLISVREVATNFLELPTGIIADLYGRRLSMVLSMVSYLSSFIVFYFFPSFYVYMIAMIAFAFGEAFRTGTHKAMILEYLRINGMTDIKVHYYGATRAASQLGSAVNALIAAFLVFYSGSYKIVFLASVLPYAANLVNLMLYPKELDGELRSGEKRETIKAFLGIFRSGDALKGVLNSSLYDAFFKVVKEYLQPILKALAFGLPIMIAFSAEQRTSVIVGVVYFVIYIATSYASKNAGRLSGKFGNEARALNYTYIFGAVLIIFSGIFQIFALQVLAVLTFFFLFILENFRRPINISYISDNIDHKTMASGLSVESQLKTLLMAIFAPLIGFMADKLGVGSAITIAGAAMLCLFAFVKLNPPRTVKDSGQEGV from the coding sequence TTGCAGATTAAACGAGACAGTCAGTTCTACAGATTCGCTGCGTACGGTTTTCTTAAGAATCTTCGTTTCTTTGATCCATTCTTGATTCTGTTCTTCAGGGAGATGGGACTTTCCTTTCTCCAGATAGGAACTCTCATTTCCGTGAGAGAGGTGGCCACCAATTTCCTTGAGCTCCCAACTGGAATAATCGCCGACTTGTACGGAAGAAGGTTATCTATGGTGCTATCAATGGTGTCCTATCTTTCGTCCTTCATTGTCTTTTACTTCTTTCCCAGTTTCTATGTCTATATGATAGCCATGATAGCCTTCGCATTCGGAGAAGCTTTCCGTACCGGAACCCACAAAGCAATGATACTGGAATACTTGAGAATCAATGGGATGACCGATATAAAGGTTCATTATTACGGAGCGACTCGAGCGGCATCACAGTTGGGGTCGGCTGTCAATGCGTTAATAGCTGCCTTCCTGGTATTCTACTCGGGCAGCTACAAGATAGTATTCCTCGCTTCTGTCCTGCCTTATGCCGCCAATCTCGTCAACCTGATGCTCTATCCCAAGGAACTTGACGGCGAGTTGAGATCCGGAGAAAAAAGAGAAACGATTAAAGCCTTCCTGGGTATTTTCAGGAGTGGAGACGCTCTCAAAGGGGTGTTGAATTCCTCTCTTTACGATGCGTTCTTTAAAGTTGTAAAGGAATATCTTCAGCCGATCCTCAAGGCCCTGGCTTTCGGGTTACCAATAATGATTGCCTTCAGCGCAGAACAGAGGACGTCCGTAATCGTAGGCGTAGTTTACTTCGTGATCTACATTGCCACTAGCTATGCATCCAAAAACGCCGGAAGACTAAGCGGCAAGTTTGGAAATGAAGCGAGAGCGCTAAATTACACCTACATTTTCGGTGCAGTTCTAATCATATTTAGCGGTATTTTTCAGATCTTCGCTTTGCAAGTCTTGGCCGTTCTCACCTTCTTCTTCTTGTTCATCCTTGAGAACTTCAGACGCCCCATCAACATCAGCTATATAAGCGATAACATAGATCATAAAACAATGGCTTCCGGTCTCTCGGTAGAATCACAGTTGAAGACTCTGCTGATGGCGATATTCGCTCCCTTGATTGGCTTCATGGCCGACAAACTGGGAGTGGGGTCAGCAATTACGATAGCCGGAGCAGCAATGCTCTGTCTATTCGCTTTCGTTAAACTTAACCCTCCCAGAACAGTCAAAGATAGTGGACAGGAAGGGGTCTAG